GGCTCTCTGCTGATCTCCGCCATCATCACCGTCGCGCTGCTCCTCATGTTCGGAATGCTGCGGTTCTGAAGGAATTCTCTCCAATGCACCTGGTCGAGATACTTCTTCCCCTGAACGACAATGAAGGCCGGCCCTTCGATCCCGAGAAGTTTTCAGCGGTCCGCGACAGCCTGACCGAGCGCTTCGGCGGATTGACGGCATTCACCCGTTCTCCCGCCCAGGGCTTGAGCCGGGAGGGGGACAAAACGGTGCGTGACGAGATCATCGTGTTCGAAGTGCTGACTGAAGCACTCGATGAGTCCTGGTGGACGAGCTGCCGGCATCGGCTGGAGGCGGACTTCCGGCAGGACAAGATCATCGTTCGTGCATCGACCGTGACCTTGTTGTAAGGCGCCGCCCCGGTCACATCTTGATGGTTGACTTCCGGTTCTCGCCGAGGTTCGGCTCCTGTCCTGTCAGCTTCGCCTTGGCGAACTCGAAGGCGGTGACCGCTGCACTTGCCGGCCCGTCCCACAATTCGGCCGTGGAAGGCTCGATCCGGAGCAAGCTCACGTCCGGACTGCCCGGACCGTCGGGCCACCATACCTCGTCGGTCTTCCGCCACACCGCCTTCGTCTTCTCGACGTCGCGCAAGACGGAGGCGCGGCCCGTGATCGATAGGTAGGCCTTCTCGTCCGCGTCGATGAAGACGATACCGATATCGGGAGCGGCCGCGATCTCATCCTCTTTCGGGCTGTGGACGTCCGTAACGAAGAAGATCAGGCCGGCCTCGCGGTCGGGCCTTGCTTCGAGGGGACGCGCACGTAGCCCACCCGCGAATTGCGTCGTCAGCATGCACACGCCGACCTTTTCG
This is a stretch of genomic DNA from Bradyrhizobium sp. CB2312. It encodes these proteins:
- a CDS encoding pyridoxamine 5'-phosphate oxidase family protein gives rise to the protein MKRKGDVDRVWDIIEKVGVCMLTTQFAGGLRARPLEARPDREAGLIFFVTDVHSPKEDEIAAAPDIGIVFIDADEKAYLSITGRASVLRDVEKTKAVWRKTDEVWWPDGPGSPDVSLLRIEPSTAELWDGPASAAVTAFEFAKAKLTGQEPNLGENRKSTIKM